A genomic segment from Janthinobacterium sp. 64 encodes:
- a CDS encoding DUF6713 family protein — translation MPRSYFWTMLFLILHQIDAAYWKEWEMFHLPGGVQGFLVFNLAAIAVVLVGYKHVLLSTARAPFYASCCAALGVATFLIHTGFALAGLEQFHLPLSVAIIALCLLSAVWLLRDVRRVQIHLARQTK, via the coding sequence ATGCCACGCAGCTACTTTTGGACCATGTTGTTCCTGATCCTGCATCAAATCGACGCTGCCTATTGGAAAGAGTGGGAGATGTTCCATCTGCCGGGCGGCGTGCAGGGTTTCCTGGTGTTTAATCTGGCAGCGATTGCCGTGGTGCTGGTGGGCTATAAGCACGTGTTGCTGTCCACCGCGCGGGCACCTTTTTATGCGAGCTGCTGCGCGGCCCTGGGCGTGGCCACCTTCCTGATCCATACAGGCTTTGCGCTGGCAGGGCTGGAGCAATTCCACTTGCCCTTGTCCGTGGCCATCATCGCGCTGTGCCTGCTCAGTGCCGTCTGGCTGCTGCGCGACGTGCGCCGCGTCCAGATTCATCTTGCGCGCCAAACAAAATAG
- a CDS encoding DUF2946 family protein codes for MDELVKQALAKWPNVPHCYGWLGLDARGHWRMRDQQAQQQQLPGDKIVHAALLNFINRNYAQDERGCWFFQNGPQRVYVNLEATPYIARSDPQHGFVLQTGAPLEQIEQVYWCDDGMLILRHGDIVAQVDDRDLSQVLDALHVDGQVASDDDLLDWLELHQGSLTLLHAGKHIAVQPLRYDAVPQTFDFQPVPQADQD; via the coding sequence ATGGATGAACTCGTCAAACAGGCCCTGGCCAAATGGCCGAACGTACCCCACTGCTACGGCTGGCTGGGCCTGGATGCGCGCGGCCACTGGCGCATGCGCGACCAGCAGGCGCAACAGCAACAACTGCCCGGCGACAAGATCGTCCATGCGGCCCTGTTGAACTTTATCAACCGCAATTACGCCCAGGACGAACGCGGTTGCTGGTTTTTCCAGAACGGCCCGCAGCGCGTGTATGTGAACCTGGAAGCGACGCCGTACATCGCCCGCAGCGACCCGCAGCACGGTTTTGTCTTGCAGACGGGCGCGCCGCTGGAACAGATCGAGCAAGTGTATTGGTGCGACGACGGCATGCTGATCTTGCGCCATGGCGATATCGTGGCGCAGGTCGACGACCGCGACCTGTCGCAGGTGCTCGATGCGCTGCATGTCGATGGCCAAGTGGCCAGCGACGACGACTTGCTGGACTGGCTGGAATTGCACCAGGGCAGCTTGACCCTATTGCACGCGGGCAAGCACATTGCCGTGCAGCCGCTGCGCTACGATGCCGTGCCGCAAACCTTCGACTTCCAGCCGGTGCCGCAAGCCGATCAAGACTAG
- a CDS encoding pilin, whose product MRAQSGFTLIELMIVVAIAGILAAVAIPQYGDYTMRAKVSNVLAAAAPLKTAVALCVQENGGLADACSTPTEAVPSAIPVFSPTREVAGAKVDKGNIELTMAGDIGSGMGGQTVSMELQLGTSSLSWFNSTSVTNAAAKEAITRNNIPKVVATQ is encoded by the coding sequence ATGCGCGCGCAGAGCGGATTTACCCTGATAGAACTGATGATCGTGGTGGCCATCGCCGGCATCCTGGCGGCCGTGGCCATTCCCCAGTATGGCGACTATACGATGCGAGCCAAGGTCAGCAACGTGCTGGCGGCGGCCGCACCGCTGAAGACAGCCGTGGCCCTGTGCGTGCAGGAAAATGGCGGACTGGCAGATGCCTGCAGCACGCCCACCGAGGCCGTGCCCAGCGCCATTCCCGTGTTCAGCCCGACGCGCGAAGTGGCTGGCGCCAAGGTCGACAAGGGCAATATCGAGCTGACCATGGCGGGCGACATCGGCAGCGGCATGGGCGGCCAGACGGTGAGCATGGAGTTGCAGCTCGGCACCAGCAGCCTGAGCTGGTTTAACAGCACCAGCGTGACGAATGCGGCGGCCAAGGAAGCCATTACCCGGAACAATATTCCCAAGGTGGTGGCGACGCAGTGA
- a CDS encoding flagellar brake protein, whose translation MTSKQPAAENKLQDFEFETMNLQVGGRIQFITHRTIKPIQHFSTLIGYVKDEYLIVKIPMENGTAIVLNEGDKLTIRVFSGVTVCSFACSVLRIFGRPLNYVHLSFPDAIQGTSLRTAMRVKVDIPAQLSYRDVAAVPVFIVNLSVSGALIEAPGMLTPDDEGVALSFTLLVQPNKHQMRVNTRARIQNVSVGKPSNGHAADVAEIYTYGVQFIDLEPTHYTLLQNLTYEALIADRQKIV comes from the coding sequence ATGACTAGCAAGCAGCCCGCCGCGGAAAACAAGCTCCAGGACTTTGAATTCGAGACGATGAATCTGCAGGTGGGCGGCCGCATCCAGTTCATCACGCATCGCACCATCAAACCCATCCAGCATTTCTCGACCCTGATCGGCTATGTCAAAGATGAGTATCTGATCGTCAAAATCCCCATGGAAAACGGCACCGCCATCGTGCTCAACGAGGGCGACAAGCTGACCATCCGCGTGTTTTCCGGCGTCACCGTGTGTTCGTTTGCCTGCAGCGTGCTGCGCATCTTTGGCCGCCCGCTCAACTATGTGCACCTGAGCTTTCCCGACGCCATCCAGGGCACCAGCCTGCGCACGGCCATGCGCGTGAAAGTGGACATTCCGGCGCAGCTGAGCTACCGCGACGTGGCGGCCGTGCCCGTGTTCATCGTCAACCTCAGCGTCTCGGGGGCGCTGATCGAGGCGCCCGGCATGCTCACGCCCGACGACGAGGGTGTAGCGCTCAGCTTTACCCTGCTGGTGCAGCCGAACAAGCATCAGATGCGCGTCAATACGCGCGCGCGCATCCAGAACGTCAGCGTGGGCAAACCGTCGAATGGCCATGCGGCCGATGTCGCCGAAATCTATACGTATGGCGTGCAATTCATCGACCTGGAACCGACCCACTACACCTTGCTGCAAAACCTCACCTATGAAGCGCTGATCGCGGACCGGCAAAAAATCGTCTGA
- the moaC gene encoding cyclic pyranopterin monophosphate synthase MoaC encodes MTTADKQAPAGELTHFDATGQAHMVDVGSKEDTRRSAVAAGTIRMQPATLALIISGNAKKGDVLGIARIAAIMGAKRTSDLIPLCHPLALTRVTVDFEVDAAANSVHCRAQVDTTGKTGVEMEALTSVQIGLLTIYDMCKAVDRGMVMTNVRVLEKHGGKSGDWHAEV; translated from the coding sequence ATGACAACAGCAGACAAGCAAGCCCCCGCCGGGGAACTGACCCATTTCGACGCCACGGGCCAGGCCCATATGGTCGACGTGGGCAGCAAGGAAGACACGCGCCGCAGCGCCGTGGCCGCCGGCACCATCCGCATGCAGCCCGCCACCCTGGCATTGATCATTTCCGGCAACGCAAAAAAAGGCGACGTGCTGGGCATCGCCCGCATCGCCGCCATCATGGGCGCCAAGCGCACCAGCGACCTGATTCCCCTGTGCCACCCGCTGGCCCTCACGCGCGTCACCGTCGATTTTGAAGTCGATGCAGCGGCCAACAGCGTACACTGCCGCGCCCAGGTCGACACGACGGGCAAGACGGGCGTGGAAATGGAAGCACTCACTTCCGTGCAGATCGGCTTGCTGACGATCTACGACATGTGCAAGGCCGTCGACCGGGGCATGGTCATGACGAATGTGCGCGTGCTGGAAAAGCATGGCGGCAAGTCGGGCGACTGGCACGCCGAGGTGTAA
- the sucD gene encoding succinate--CoA ligase subunit alpha, which yields MSILINKDTKVVTQGITGKTGQFHTRGCRDYANGKAAFVAGVNPKKAGEDFEGIPIFASVTEAKKETGANVSVIYVPPAGAAAAIWEAVEAEMDLAICITEGIPVRDMMALKDRMAKSGSKTLLLGPNCPGLITPDEIKIGIMPGHIHKKGRIGVVSRSGTLTYEAVGQLTALGLGQSSAVGIGGDPINGLKHIDIMKMFNDDPDTDAVIMIGEIGGPDEANAAYWIKDNMKKPVVGFIAGVTAPPGKRMGHAGALISGGADTAQAKLEIMEACGITVTKNPSEMARLLKAML from the coding sequence ATGTCCATTCTGATCAATAAAGATACCAAAGTAGTAACCCAAGGGATCACCGGCAAGACCGGCCAGTTCCACACCCGCGGTTGCCGCGACTACGCGAACGGCAAAGCTGCCTTCGTGGCAGGCGTGAACCCGAAGAAAGCCGGCGAAGACTTCGAAGGCATTCCTATTTTCGCTAGCGTCACCGAAGCGAAAAAAGAAACCGGCGCCAACGTTTCCGTGATCTACGTGCCGCCAGCAGGCGCGGCAGCGGCGATCTGGGAAGCTGTCGAAGCTGAAATGGATCTGGCCATTTGCATCACCGAAGGCATTCCTGTACGTGACATGATGGCCCTGAAAGACCGTATGGCCAAGTCGGGCAGCAAAACGCTGCTGCTGGGCCCTAACTGCCCAGGCTTGATCACGCCAGACGAAATCAAGATCGGCATCATGCCAGGTCACATCCATAAAAAGGGCCGCATCGGCGTGGTATCGCGTTCGGGTACCCTGACCTATGAAGCAGTCGGTCAATTGACCGCACTGGGCCTGGGCCAATCGTCGGCAGTCGGCATCGGCGGCGACCCGATCAACGGTCTGAAGCACATCGACATCATGAAGATGTTCAATGATGATCCAGATACCGACGCGGTCATCATGATCGGCGAAATCGGCGGTCCGGACGAAGCCAACGCGGCGTATTGGATCAAAGACAACATGAAAAAACCGGTCGTCGGCTTCATCGCTGGCGTGACCGCTCCTCCAGGCAAGCGCATGGGCCACGCCGGCGCGCTGATCTCGGGCGGTGCCGATACGGCACAAGCCAAGCTGGAAATCATGGAAGCTTGCGGCATCACCGTGACCAAAAACCCGTCGGAAATGGCGCGTCTGCTGAAAGCCATGCTGTAA
- a CDS encoding M48 family metalloprotease — protein sequence MLAALCCAAPSALAQTYTSAPAAPAASTPAKPAASWTQLPVPPAPNLPNLGDTSREDLSPAMERKIGEEIMRGIRGDRDYLDDAPLLEYLNTFGNALVAARPSVRGETNYDYFFFAVRDPQLNAFALPGGFIGVHSALVLAAQTEAELASVLSHEIGHVAQRHIARMLGQQRQDALMPLAAMLLAALASRAGGDVALGVFAAGQGLAIQRQLNFGRDAEREADRIGFQIMGEAGFDTTGMVAFFGRMQAASRSYSDLMPAYLQTHPLTTERIADIQARIREQPYKQRPDSLSFHLARARARVLQDDSVQGLLNAKAVFKTQLEQQSRFQVVAAHYGLSFVAVKQGKPLDAQKELDAAHAALHQPAGPNVFTSGGTQAPNSLLAAMGLEVLLMPAQKKEVAQQALKAADAARQQFPLSRGIAHQYAEALMAAGKLEQATLYLRDQVQLYKEEPELYDLLAKAYADQGKMTLQHMALAESYVLQGATMAALDQLTIARKSTDATFYDQAVIDARERELQEKRREQIKDQKG from the coding sequence GTGCTGGCCGCGCTGTGTTGCGCTGCCCCTTCTGCGCTGGCGCAAACCTATACGTCCGCGCCAGCGGCGCCGGCTGCCAGTACGCCGGCCAAGCCGGCCGCCAGCTGGACGCAACTGCCCGTGCCGCCGGCGCCGAACTTGCCGAACCTGGGCGATACGTCGCGTGAAGACCTGTCGCCGGCGATGGAGCGCAAGATCGGCGAGGAAATCATGCGCGGCATCCGCGGCGACCGCGATTACCTCGACGACGCGCCCCTGCTCGAATACCTGAACACCTTCGGCAACGCCCTCGTGGCGGCGCGCCCCAGCGTACGCGGCGAAACGAATTACGACTATTTCTTCTTTGCCGTACGCGATCCCCAGTTGAACGCGTTTGCCTTGCCGGGCGGCTTCATCGGCGTGCATTCGGCGCTGGTGCTGGCGGCGCAAACGGAGGCGGAACTGGCGTCCGTGCTGTCGCACGAGATCGGCCACGTGGCGCAGCGCCATATCGCGCGCATGCTGGGCCAGCAGCGCCAGGATGCCCTGATGCCGCTGGCGGCCATGCTGCTGGCGGCGCTGGCGTCGCGCGCGGGCGGCGACGTGGCGCTGGGCGTGTTTGCCGCCGGCCAGGGCCTGGCCATCCAGCGCCAGCTCAATTTTGGCCGCGATGCCGAACGCGAGGCCGACCGCATCGGTTTCCAGATCATGGGCGAAGCCGGTTTCGATACCACCGGCATGGTGGCCTTCTTCGGCCGCATGCAGGCGGCCAGCCGCTCGTACAGCGACCTGATGCCTGCCTATCTGCAGACCCACCCGCTGACGACGGAACGCATCGCCGACATCCAGGCGCGCATCCGCGAGCAGCCCTACAAGCAGCGTCCGGACAGCCTGAGTTTCCACCTGGCCCGCGCGCGTGCCCGCGTGCTGCAGGATGACAGCGTGCAAGGCCTGTTGAATGCCAAGGCCGTCTTCAAGACGCAGCTGGAACAGCAAAGCCGCTTCCAGGTGGTGGCCGCCCATTACGGCTTGTCCTTTGTCGCCGTCAAGCAGGGCAAGCCGCTTGATGCGCAAAAGGAACTCGATGCGGCCCATGCGGCACTGCACCAGCCGGCCGGGCCGAATGTGTTCACGTCGGGCGGCACGCAGGCGCCGAACTCGCTACTGGCGGCGATGGGGCTGGAAGTGCTGCTGATGCCGGCGCAGAAGAAGGAAGTGGCGCAGCAAGCCTTGAAGGCGGCCGATGCGGCGCGCCAGCAGTTTCCCCTGTCGCGCGGCATTGCACATCAGTATGCGGAAGCGCTGATGGCTGCCGGCAAGCTGGAGCAGGCTACCTTGTACCTGCGCGACCAGGTGCAGTTGTACAAGGAAGAGCCGGAACTGTACGATTTACTGGCGAAAGCCTATGCGGACCAGGGCAAGATGACTTTGCAGCACATGGCGCTGGCCGAATCCTACGTGCTGCAGGGCGCCACCATGGCCGCGCTGGACCAGCTGACGATCGCCCGCAAATCGACGGACGCGACTTTCTATGACCAGGCGGTGATCGATGCACGCGAACGCGAACTGCAGGAAAAGCGCCGCGAACAGATCAAGGACCAGAAGGGCTAG
- a CDS encoding YheT family hydrolase, protein MALSLSYTAPLWLPGGHAQTIYPAVCLAKPAVAFRRERWQAPDGDFVDVDLVDGQPGQPFVVLFHGLEGSSNSHYARALMAEVAARGWSGAVPHFRGCSGEANLAPRFYHSGDAQEVDWVLRQLRPRATGKFYAAGVSLGGNALLCWLGQSQHQADFIDAAAAVSAPLDLAQGGKALSSGANRLYTRMFLNTLKPKCLAKLEQFPGLFARDAMLAARDLHAFDNVVTAPLHGYRDADDYWHRASAKHVLHDITVPTLVLNAQNDPFLPGRFLPRSAAPTVTLEYPRHGGHVGFAAGKLPGSTRWLPQRLLSFFENGNMAPSVSQSWHAGGAPTHMENATHG, encoded by the coding sequence ATGGCTTTGTCTCTTTCCTATACCGCCCCGCTGTGGCTGCCTGGCGGCCACGCGCAAACGATTTATCCGGCCGTGTGCCTCGCCAAGCCGGCCGTGGCCTTCCGCCGCGAACGCTGGCAAGCGCCCGATGGCGACTTCGTCGACGTCGACCTGGTCGACGGCCAGCCGGGCCAGCCCTTCGTGGTGCTGTTCCATGGCTTGGAAGGCTCGTCGAACAGCCATTACGCGCGCGCGCTGATGGCCGAGGTCGCCGCACGCGGCTGGTCGGGCGCCGTGCCGCATTTTCGCGGCTGCTCGGGCGAAGCGAATCTGGCGCCGCGCTTTTACCATTCGGGCGACGCGCAGGAAGTCGACTGGGTACTGCGCCAGCTGCGCCCGCGCGCTACCGGAAAATTTTACGCGGCCGGCGTCTCGCTGGGCGGCAACGCCCTGCTGTGCTGGCTGGGCCAGTCGCAGCACCAGGCCGATTTCATCGATGCGGCCGCGGCCGTATCGGCCCCGCTGGACCTGGCGCAAGGGGGCAAGGCCCTGTCTTCGGGCGCCAACCGGCTCTACACGCGCATGTTTTTGAACACCTTGAAACCGAAATGCCTGGCCAAGCTGGAACAGTTTCCCGGCCTGTTTGCGCGTGACGCCATGCTGGCCGCGCGCGACTTGCACGCCTTCGACAATGTCGTCACGGCGCCGCTGCACGGCTACCGCGACGCCGACGATTACTGGCACCGCGCCAGCGCCAAGCACGTCTTGCACGACATCACCGTGCCGACCCTGGTACTGAATGCGCAAAATGATCCTTTCCTGCCCGGACGCTTCCTGCCACGCAGCGCCGCGCCAACGGTCACGCTCGAATATCCGCGCCACGGCGGCCACGTCGGCTTTGCCGCCGGCAAGTTGCCGGGAAGCACACGCTGGCTGCCGCAACGGCTGCTCTCCTTTTTTGAAAACGGCAACATGGCGCCGTCTGTGTCGCAAAGCTGGCACGCTGGCGGTGCGCCCACTCACATGGAAAACGCTACACATGGATGA